The following proteins come from a genomic window of Gossypium raimondii isolate GPD5lz chromosome 5, ASM2569854v1, whole genome shotgun sequence:
- the LOC105770196 gene encoding acetyl-CoA carboxylase 1 isoform X2, producing MGIPLWQIPEIRRFYGVEHGGGYDSWRKVSVVATCFDFDKAESTRPKGHCVAVRVTSEDPDDGFKPTSGKVQELSFKSKPNVWAYFSVKSGGGIHEFSDSQFGHVFAFGESRALAIANMVLGLKEIQIRGEIRTNVDYTIDLLHASDYRENKIHTGWLDSRIAMRVRAERPPWYLSVVAGALYKVSASSAAMVSDYIGYLEKGQIPPKHISLMNSQVSLNIEGSKYTIDMVRGGTGSYRLRMNESEIEAEIHTLRDGGLLMQLDGKSHVIYAEEEAAGTRLLIDGRTCLLQKDHDPSKLVAETPCKLLRFLVSDGSHIDADIPYAEVEVMKMCMPLLSPASGVIQIKSSEGQTMQAGELIASLDLDDPSAVRKAEPFQGNFPVLGPPTAISDKVHQRCAASLNAARMILAGYEHNINEVVQSLLNCLDSPELPFLQWQECMSVLATRLPKDLKNELESKYKGFEVIPSSQNIDFPAKLLKGVLDSHLSSCSEKERGSLERHIEPLMSLVKSYEGGRESHARVIVRSLFEEYLSVEELFSDNIQADVIERLRVQYKKDLLKVVDIVLSHQGVKNKNKLILRLLEQLVYPNPAAYRDQLIRFSALNHTSYSELALKASQLLEQTKLSELRSTIARSLSELEMFTEDGESMDTPKRKSAINERMEDLVSAPLAVEDALIGLFDHSDHTLQRRVVETYVRRLYQPYLVKESVRMQWHRSGLIASWEFLEEHIERKNESEEKMSVEKHSERKWGAMVIIKSLQFLPAIISVALRETTHNLEKATPHGSLEPTTFGNMIHIALVGINNQMSLLQDSGDEDQAQERIKKLAKILQDKEVGSSLRSAGVGVISCIIQRDEGRTPMRHSFHWSAKNLYYEEEPLLRHLEPPLSIYLELDKLKGYEGIRYTPSRDRQWHLYTVLDKPHAIQRMFLRTLVRQPTSNDRLTAYSGHDVDMMHNQLSMSFTSKSIFRSIMAAMEELELNVHNATLKPDHAQMYLCILQEQEINDLMPYTKRVDIDVGQEEEAVETILEELAREIHAFAGVRMHKLGVCQWEVKLWIASFGRANGAWRVVVTNVTGQTCTVHIYRELENTSKYQAVYHSLSVRGPLHGVPVNAHYQPLGVLDRKRLLARKNGTTYCYDFPLAFQMALEQSFASRFPGFKKPKDKLLCKVTELVFADQKGYWGTPLIPIERQPGLNDVGMIAWSMEMSTPEFPSGRTILIVANDVTFKAGSFGPREDAFFLAVTDLACTKKLPLIYLAANSGARIGVAEEVKACFKVGWSDESSPENGFQYVYLTPEDYARIGSSVIAHEMRLASGKTRWVIDAIVGKEDGLGVENLSGSGAIASAYSRAYKETFTLTYVTGRTVGIGAYLARLGMRCIQRLDQPIILTGFSALNKLLGREVYSSHMQLGGPKIMATNGVVHLTVSDDLEGVSAILNWLSCIPPHLGGPIPVLNPSDPPERPVEYFPETSCDPRAAICGTLDSNGNWKGGIFDRDSFVETLEGWARTVVTGRAKLGGIPVGIVAVETQTVMQVIPADPGQLDSHERVVPQAGQVWFPDSATKTAQAIMDFNREELPLFILANWRGFSGGQRDLFEGILQAGSTIVENLSTYGQPVFVYIPMMGELRGGAWVVVDSRINSDQIEMYAERTAKGNVLEPEGIIEIKFRKKELIECMGRLDQQLISLNEKLHEAKSNGGHAKAESLQQQIQSREKQLLPVYTQIATKFAELHDTSLRMAAKGVIKEVVDWDRSRSFFYRRLRRRISENSLVKTVNDAAGDQLSYKSAMDLIKRWFFDSNVAKGREDAWVNDEAFFSWKDDTRNYNEKLQELRFQKVLLQLTNIGSSASDMQALPRGLAALLSKMEPSSRKQIANEIRKVLS from the exons ATGGGTATTCCTCTATGGCAAATTCCTG AAATACGGAGATTTTATGGAGTGGAACATGGTGGAGGTTATGATTCTTGGAGAAAAGTTTCTGTTGTTGCcacttgttttgattttgacaAGGCTGAATCAACAAGGCCTAAAGGTCACTGTGTAGCTGTGCGTGTGACGAGTGAGGATCCTGATGATGGTTTTAAACCTACCAGCGGAAAAGTACAG GAGTTGAGTTTTAAAAGCAAGCCAAATGTGTGGGCTTACTTCTCTGTCAAG TCTGGAGGAGGCATTCATGAATTTTCAGATTCTCAATTTG GACATGTCTTTGCTTTTGGGGAATCCAGAGCTCTTGCTATAGCAAATATGGTTCTTGGgttgaaagaaattcaaatCCGTGGAGAAATTCGTACAAATGTTGATTACACAATTGACCTTTTACAT GCTTCAGATTACCGAGAAAATAAAATCCACACTGGTTGGTTGGACAGTAGAATTGCTATGCGAGTTAGAGCAGAAAGGCCTCCGTGGTATCTTTCAGTTGTTGCCGGAGCTCTCTAT AAAGTGTCGGCCAGCAGTGCAGCTATGGTTTCAGATTATATTGGTTATCTTGAAAAGGGTCAAATTCCTCCCAAG CACATATCACTTATGAATTCTCAAGTGTCTTTGAACATTGAAGGAAGCAAATATACG atTGACATGGTTAGAGGGGGAACAGGAAGTTATAGGTTGAGAATGAATGAGTCGGAGATTGAGGCAGAGATACATACATTACGTGATGGTGGTTTATTGATGCAG TTGGATGGAAAAAGTCATGTCATTTATGCAGAGGAAGAAGCCGCTGGTACTCGCCTTCTAATTGATGGAAGGACTTGCCTGCTACAG AAAGATCACGATCCTTCAAAATTAGTGGCTGAAACACCATGCAAACTGCTTAGATTTTTGGTTTCTGATGGTAGTCATATTGATGCCGACATTCCTTATGCTGAGGTTGAGGTTATGAAAATGTGCATGCCTCTTCTTTCACCTGCTTCAGgagttattcaaataaaatcatcTGAAGGTCAAACAATGCAG GCTGGTGAGCTTATTGCTAGCTTGGATCTGGATGACCCTTCAGCTGTTAGGAAAGCTGAACCATTCCAGGGGAACTTTCCGGTACTGGGGCCGCCCACTGCAATTTCTGACAAAGTTCATCAGAGATGTGCTGCAAGTTTAAATGCAGCCCGCATGATTCTCGCTGGTTATGAGCATAATATCAATGAA GTAGTTCAAAGCCTTCTAAATTGCCTTGACAGTCCCGAGCTGCCTTTCCTTCAATGGCAAGAATGCATGTCTGTTTTGGCAACCAGGCTTCCCAAAGATCTTAAAAATGAG CTGGAATCGAAGTATAAAGGGTTTGAAGTGATTCCAAGCTCCCAGAATATCGACTTTCCTGCAAAGCTATTGAAGGGAGTCCTCGAC TCCCATCTATCCTCTTGTTCTGAGAAAGAAAGAGGATCCCTAGAAAGGCATATTGAACCATTGATGAGCCTTGTGAAGTCATATGAAGGCGGAAGAGAAAGTCATGCTCGTGTTATTGTGCGTTCCCTTTTCGAAGAGTATCTATCTGTTGAAGAGTTATTCAGTGACAACATCCAG GCTGATGTGATCGAACGTCTTCGGGTTCAGTATAAGAAAGATCTACTAAAGGTTGTGGACATTGTGCTTTCTCATCAG GGTgtcaagaataaaaataaactgaTACTCAGACTCTTGGAACAACTGGTTTATCCGAACCCTGCTGCATATAGAGATCAACTAATCCGATTCTCTGCACTAAATCATACTAGTTATTCTGAG TTGGCACTCAAGGCTAGTCAATTACTGGAACAAACCAAATTGAGTGAACTTCGCTCCACCATTGCTAGAAGCCTTTCTGAATTAGAAATGTTTACTGAGGATGGTGAAAGTATGGACACGCCCAAGAGGAAAAGTGCCATTAATGAAAGAATGGAGGATCTCGTTAGTGCTCCTTTAGCTGTTGAAGATGCTCTCATAGGTTTGTTTGATCATAGTGATCACACACTTCAGAGGCGGGTTGTAGAGACATATGTTCGGAGGCTTTACCAG CCGTATCTTGTAAAGGAGAGTGTTCGTATGCAGTGGCATAGATCTGGTCTTATTGCTTCATGGGAGTTCTTGGAAGAGCATATCGAGAGAAAGAATGAGTCAGAAGAAAAAATGTCTGTTGAGAAACATAGTGAGAGGAAATGGGGCGCCATGGTTATAATTAAATCTCTCCAATTTTTGCCTGCAATTATCAGTGTCGCTTTAAGGGAAACAACTCATAACCTTGAGAAAGCAACTCCACATGGATCTCTTGAGCCAACAACCTTTGGTAATATGATCCATATTGCACTTGTCGGCATAAACAATCAGATGAGTTTACTTCAAGATAG TGGTGATGAGGATCAAGCTCAAGAGAGAATCAAGAAATTAGCGAAAATACTTCAAGATAAAGAGGTAGGGTCAAGTCTACGCTCGGCTGGTGTGGGGGTAATTAGCTGTATCATACAGAGGGATGAAGGGCGAACACCAATGAGGCACTCGTTTCATTGGTCAGCTAAAAATCTATATTACGAGGAAGAACCTCTTTTGCGACATCTAGAACCTCCTCTATCCATATACCTCGAATTG GATAAGCTTAAAGGCTACGAGGGCATAAGGTATACCCCATCACGTGACCGTCAATGGCACTTATATACTGTTCTAGACAAGCCACACGCGATCCAGAGGATGTTCCTCAGAACACTTGTCAGGCAGCCTACATCCAATGATAGGCTTACAGCATATTCGGGACATGATGTTGACATGATGCATAATCAATTGTCTATGTCTTTTACTTCAAAGAGCATTTTTCGGTCCATAATGGCTGCTATGGAGGAGTTGGAACTTAACGTGCACAATGCTACTCTAAAGCCCGACCATGCTCAGATGTACCTTTGTATCTTACAAGAGCAAGAGATAAATGATCTCATGCCTTATACCAA GAGAGTTGACATAGATGTTGGACAAGAAGAAGAGGCAGTAGAGACGATCTTAGAAGAACTGGCTCGGGAAATTCATGCGTTTGCCGGTGTAAGAATGCATAAATTAGGTGTTTGTCAGTGGGAGGTGAAGCTCTGGATAGCATCTTTTGGACGAGCAAATGGTGCTTGGAGAGTTGTAGTGACAAATGTGACAGGTCAGACCTGTACTGTGCAT ATATACCGAGAACTAGAGAATACCAGCAAATACCAAGCGGTATACCATTCCCTTTCTGTAAGGGGTCCTTTGCATGGTGTACCAGTTAATGCCCACTATCAGCCTTTGGGTGTTCTTGACCGGAAACGTCTATTAGCAAGGAAAAATGGTACCACTTATTGCTATGACTTTCCATTG GCATTCCAGATGGCCTTGGAACAGTCATTTGCATCGCGATTCCCAGGTTTTAAAAAACCCAAAGATAAACTTCTTTGTAAGGTCACGGAACTTGTATTTGCTGACCAAAAAGGTTACTGGGGCACTCCTCTTATTCCAATCGAACGCCAGCCTGGCCTCAATGATGTTGGCATGATAGCCTGGAGCATGGAAATGTCTACTCCCGAGTTTCCTTCTGGAAGAACAATTTTGATAGTAGCAAATGATGTTACCTTCAAAGCTGGTTCTTTTGGTCCAAGAGAGGATGCATTCTTTCTTGCCGTGACCGATCTTGCATGCACTAAGAAACTGCCTTTAATTTATTTGGCTGCTAACTCTGGTGCCCGTATTGGGGTAGCTGAGGAAGTCAAAGCCTGCTTTAAAGTTGGTTGGTCCGATGAATCCAGCCCTGAGAACGGTTTTCAATATGTTTACTTGACCCCTGAGGATTATGCAAGGATTGGATCATCTGTCATTGCACATGAGATGAGGCTAGCCAGTGGAAAGACCAGGTGGGTGATCGATGCTATTGTGGGTAAGGAGGATGGTTTGGGGGTCGAGAACTTATCAGGTAGTGGGGCCATTGCAAGTGCATACTCAAGGGCATACAAGGAAACCTTTACCTTAACATATGTGACTGGTAGAACTGTGGGTATAGGTGCTTATCTTGCTCGTCTTGGCATGCGATGCATACAGAGACTTGACCAGCCGATTATTTTGACTGGTTTCTCTGCATTGAATAAACTTCTTGGTCGTGAGGTTTACAGCTCCCACATGCAACTTGGTGGACCTAAAATCATGGCAACAAATGGGGTTGTACATCTCACTGTCTCGGATGACCTTGAAGGGGTATCAGCGATTTTGAACTGGCTAAGTTGCATTCCTCCTCATCTAGGTGGGCCAATACCCGTTTTAAATCCTTCTGATCCTCCAGAACGACCTGTGGAGTACTTCCCAGAAACTTCATGTGATCCTCGTGCTGCTATTTGTGGTACTTTAGATAGTAATGGGAACTGGAAGGGGGGTATTTTCGACAGGGATAGCTTTGTCGAGACACTGGAAGGATGGGCCAGAACAGTTGTGACAGGAAGGGCAAAGCTTGGAGGAATCCCTGTAGGAATAGTAGCTGTCGAGACGCAGACAGTGATGCAGGTTATCCCTGCTGATCCGGGACAACTTGATTCACACGAGAGGGTTGTCCCTCAAGCTGGACAGGTATGGTTTCCGGATTCTGCCACAAAAACAGCTCAAGCAATAATGGATTTCAATAGGGAAGAGCTTCCACTTTTCATCCTTGCCAATTGGAGAGGCTTTTCGGGTGGGCAAAGGGATCTTTTCGAGGGCATCCTTCAGGCTGGGTCAACCATTGTTGAGAATCTCAGTACATATGGACAACCCGTCTTTGTTTACATTCCCATGATGGGTGAGCTTCGTGGTGGGGCATGGGTTGTTGTGGATAGTCGGATCAATTCAGACCAGATAGAAATGTATGCCGAGCGCACTGCTAAAGGTAATGTCCTTGAGCCGGAAGGAATAATCGAAATCAAGTTTAGGAAAAAGGAACTAATAGAGTGCATGGGAAGGCTCGACCAACAGCTTATAAGTTTGAATGAAAAACTTCACGAAGCCAAGAGCAATGGAGGCCATGCCAAGGCAGAGTCTCTGCAGCAGCAAATACAATCACGTGAGAAGCAACTGTTGCCAGTGTACACGCAAATAGCCACTAAATTTGCTGAACTTCACGACACTTCTTTGAGGATGGCTGCAAAAGGGGTAATAAAAGAAGTTGTTGACTGGGACCGTTCACGCTCATTCTTCTACAGAAGACTGCGCCGGAGAATTTCTGAGAATTCTCTAGTCAAAACTGTAAACGATGCAGCCGGTGACCAACTGTCATATAAATCTGCAATGGACTTGATCAAGAGATGGTTTTTTGATTCCAATGTTGCAAAGGGCAGAGAGGATGCTTGGGTTAATGATGAAGCTTTCTTTTCATGGAAGGATGATACGAGAAACTACAACGAGAAGCTACAAGAGCTTCGTTTCCAAAAGGTATTGCTTCAGCTTACGAATATTGGCAGTTCAGCTTCGGATATGCAAGCTCTACCCCGAGGCCTTGCTGCCCTTCTAAGTAAG ATGGAGCCATCAAGTAGGAAACAAATAGCTAACGAAATCCGTAAGGTTCTGAGTTGA